The genomic DNA CTGATCGAGGTGACCCACGGCGACGGCCTGGGCGGCGCATCGGTCAACTACGGCTTTCCGGCGCACAGCGACGAAGAGTACCTGGGCACCGTCATCCCCCTGATGAAGCAGGCCAAGGTCTCGGCCCTGCTGATCCCCGGCATCGGTACCGTGGATCACCTGAAGATGGCGCACGGCCTGGGCGTGCACACCATCCGCGTGGCCACGCACTGCACAGAGGCCGATGTGAGCGAGCAGCACATCACCATGGCGCGCAAGCTGGACATGGACACCGTGGGCTTCTTGATGATGGCGCACATGAACGACGCCGTCGGCCTGGTCAAGCAGGCCAAGCTGATGGAAGGCTACGGCGCCAACTGCATCTACGTGACTGACTCGGCCGGTTACCTGCTGCCCGACCAGGTCAAGGAGCGCGTGGCCGCCGTGCGCGCCGCCCTCAAGCCAGAGACCGAGCTGGGCTTTCACGGCCACCACAACCTGGCCATGGGTGTGGCCAACTCCATCGCCGCCATCGAGGCAGGTGCCAACCGCATCGACGCGGCCGCCGCTGGCCTGGGCGCGGGCGCAGGCAACACCCCCCTGGAAGTGCTGGTGGCCGTGTGCGACCGCATGGGCATCCAGACGGGCGTGGACGTCTGGAAGATCCAGGACGTGGCCGACGACCTAGTGGTGCCGCTGATGGACTTCCCCATCCGCATCGACCGCGATGCGCTGACGCTGGGCTACGCCGGTGTGTATGGCAGCTTCTTGCTGTTTGCCAAGCGCGCCGAAAAGAAATACGGCGTGCCCGCACGCGACCTGCTCGTCGAACTGGGCCGCCGCGGCATGGTGGGCGGCCAGGAAGACATGATCGAAGACACCGCACTGACCATGGCCCGCGCACGCGGCCTGCAGATCAGCGCCTGAATGGAGCCGCACCCATGGCACTCGCACAAAGCACCATTGCACAACTGGCCGAGCACCTGGAGAACTGCCAGCTGCAAGCCAAGGACACCCCCAAGATCACCGACGACCACCCAGAGATGGAC from Acidovorax sp. A79 includes the following:
- the dmpG gene encoding 4-hydroxy-2-oxovalerate aldolase: MTLNGKKITLHDMTLRDGMHPKRHLMTLEQMKSVAQGLDQAGVPLIEVTHGDGLGGASVNYGFPAHSDEEYLGTVIPLMKQAKVSALLIPGIGTVDHLKMAHGLGVHTIRVATHCTEADVSEQHITMARKLDMDTVGFLMMAHMNDAVGLVKQAKLMEGYGANCIYVTDSAGYLLPDQVKERVAAVRAALKPETELGFHGHHNLAMGVANSIAAIEAGANRIDAAAAGLGAGAGNTPLEVLVAVCDRMGIQTGVDVWKIQDVADDLVVPLMDFPIRIDRDALTLGYAGVYGSFLLFAKRAEKKYGVPARDLLVELGRRGMVGGQEDMIEDTALTMARARGLQISA